Proteins from one Setaria italica strain Yugu1 chromosome V, Setaria_italica_v2.0, whole genome shotgun sequence genomic window:
- the LOC101765840 gene encoding GABA transporter 1: MGMGAVAASREDEEAKKMEAGGDTVGQKLDAGALFVLQSKGSWLHCGYHLTTSIVAPPLLSLPFAFAALGWTAGIICLVIGAAVTFYSYNLISRVLEHHAQQGRRQLRFRDMATDILGPGWGKYYIGPIQFLVCFGAVIACTLLAGQSMKAIYLLANPGGTIKLYVFVAVFGVFMMILAQLPSFHSLRHVNLISLVLCLAYSFCAVAGAIYLGNSDKAPPKDYSITGDAQNRVFGVFNAIAVIATTYGNGIIPEIQATVAAPVTGKMFRGLCLCYAVVITTFFSVAISGYWAVGNQAQGTLLSNFMVDGAAVIPEWLLLITQLFTLLQLSAVGVVYLQPTNEVLEGLFSDAKQGQYAPRNVVPRLVSRTAAVAVATTVAAMVPFFGDMNSLIGAFGFLPLDFAVPAVFYNVTFKPSKRGLVFWLNTVIAVVFSALAVIASVAAVRQIALDAKTYKLFANV, from the exons ATGGGGATGGGAGCTGTGGCGGCGAGCCGGGAGGATGAGGAAGCTAAGAAgatggaggccggcggcgacaccGTCGGCCAGAAGCTCGACGCCGGCGCGCTCTTCGTGCTCCAGTCCAAGG GGTCATGGCTGCACTGCGGGTACCACCTGACGACGTCGAtcgtggcgccgccgctgctgagCCTGCCGTTCGCGTTCGCGGCGCTGGGGTGGACGGCGGGGATCATCTGCCTCGTCATCGGCGCGGCCGTCACCTTCTACTCGTACAACCTCATCTCCCGCGTCCTGGAGCACCACGCGCAGCAGGGACGCCGCCAGCTCCGCTTCAGGGACATGGCCACGGACATCCTAG GGCCTGGATGGGGAAAATACTACATCGGCCCGATCCAGTTCCTGGTGTGCTTCGGAGCAGTCATCGCGTGCACTCTCCTGGCCGGCCAGAGCATGAAG GCGATCTACCTGCTAGCCAACCCTGGCGGCACGATCAAGCTGTACGTGTTCGTGGCCGTCTTCGGCGTCTTCATGATGATCCTGGCGCAGCTGCCGTCGTTCCACTCGCTCCGGCACGTCAACCTCATCTCGCTGGTGCTGTGCCTCGCTTACAGCTtctgcgccgtcgccggcgccataTACCTAG GAAACTCCGATAAGGCTCCCCCGAAGGACTACTCCATCACTGGTGACGCCCAGAACCGTGTGTTCGGCGTGTTCAACGCCATCGCCGTCATCGCCACCACATATGGCAACGGCATCATCCCTGAAATACAG GcaacggtggcggcgccggtgaCGGGGAAGATGTTCAGGGGTCTGTGCCTGTGCTACGCGGTGGTGATAACGACCTTCTTCAGCGTGGCCATCTCGGGGTACTGGGCCGTCGGCAACCAGGCGCAGGGAACCCTGCTGAGCAACTTCATGGTGGACGGCGCGGCCGTGATCCCGGAGTGGCTCCTCCTCATCACCCAGCTCTTCACGCTGCTGCAGCTCTCGGCGGTGGGCGTGGTGTACCTGCAGCCGACCAACGAGGTCCTGGAGGGCCTCTTCTCGGACGCCAAGCAGGGCCAGTACGCGCCGCGGAACgtggtgccgcggctcgtctcCCGCACGGCGGCCGTCGCGGTGgccaccaccgtcgccgccatggTTCCCTTCTTCGGGGACATGAACTCGCTCATCGGGGCCTTCGGGTTCCTGCCGCTCGACTTCGCCGTGCCGGCGGTGTTCTACAACGTCACGTTCAAGCCGTCCAAGAGGGGACTCGTGTTCTGGCTCAACACGGTCATCGCCGTCGTGTTCTCGGCGCTCGCCGTGATCGCGTCCGTCGCGGCGGTGCGGCAGATCGCGCTGGACGCCAAGACTTACAAGCTCTTCGCTAACGTGTGA
- the LOC101764761 gene encoding probable 3-deoxy-D-manno-octulosonic acid transferase, mitochondrial: MHEGTPRRLTRGHGGGSSGGHRRQRNLAGCHVAGPKFYSRLCSGPYASFDRPAAMPMRPARAPAPAAARGLYELYRAASRAAAPAVLLWRRLQGLEHPTRWPERLGRPSAARPRPGSPLVWFHAVSLGEGMAALPVVRHCARLHPGLPVLLTTTTLSSFEVIKDLLPEGVIYQFAPLDCPDAIDSFIGYWKPSLVLLMESELWPNLIMSAAANGIAVALLNARMSLKSFNRWSVPLGLPLVTLMLSKLSLVAPLSTIQAVRFQLLHTPPGIIHFAGDLKYAVGDVNAGENEVIKIKDLQQQFSNRPLWMAASIHRGEEEVILRVHDELIKMYPTLLLILVPRHPHDCKDFSLVLKKQKANFVLRSTKEVVCSSTRVYMVDTLGELRMLYRVTPVAVVGGSFLPGLAGHNISEAAAAGCAVMTGPHVGHFYHMLLEMWQINPLAVKQVGGEFELLHTLKELFGDAKTLGACQRAAKDAFSIMSHGVVNRVWDLVCRFAIDLETDKWNS; the protein is encoded by the exons ATGCACGAGGGAACTCCTAGGAGGCTCACACGGGGCCATGGCGGCGGTTCTAGCGGAGGTCATCGGCGGCAGCGCAACCTCGCCGGCTGCCATGTCGCCGGCCCGAAGTTTTACAG TCGGCTCTGCTCCGGCCCTTACGCTTCATTCGATCGACCAGCCGCGATGCCGATGCGGCCGGCCCGCGCGCCGGCACCGGCTGCGGCGCGCGGGCTGTACGAGCTGTACAGGGCGGCGAGCcgcgcggcagcgccggcggttCTCCTGTGGCGGCGGCTGCAAGGTCTGGAGCACCCGACGCGGTGGCCGGAGCGGCTGGGccggccgtcggcggcgcggcctcgCCCGGGATCCCCGCTGGTGTGGTTCCACGCCGTGTCCCTGGGGGAGGGAATGGCCGCGCTCCCCGTCGTCCGCCACTGCGCCCGCCTCCATCCCGGCCTCCCCGTGCTCCTCACCACCACCACTCTCTCCTCATT TGAAGTTATCAAGGATTTGCTCCCCGAGGGTGTTATATATCAG TTTGCTCCTCTGGACTGTCCTGATGCAATAGACAGTTTTATTGGATACTGGAAGCCAAGTTTGGTCCTTCTTATGGAAAGTGAACTCTGGCCAAACCTCATTATGTCTGCAGCAGCAAATGGG ATTGCAGTCGCTCTTTTAAATGCCCGCATGTCATTGAAGTCATTCAACCGCTGGTCCGTGCCTCTAGGGTTGCCATTAGTCACTCTGATGCTCTCTAAACTATCACTTGTGGCCCCATTG AGTACTATTCAGGCTGTTCGTTTTCAGCTGCTACACACCCCTCCAGGGATTATCCATTTTGCTGGAGATTTAAAATATG CTGTTGGTGATGTTAATGCTGGGGAGAATGAGGTCATCAAAATAAAAGATCTTCAGCAGCAGTTTAGCAATAGACCCCTCTGGATGGCTGCTTCTATTCACAGAGGTGAAGAGGAAG TCATTCTCCGGGTTcatgatgagttaatcaagatGTATCCCACTCTACTACTAATTCTTGTGCCCAGACATCCTCATGACTGCAAGGATTTTTCCTTA GTACTGAAGAAACAAAAGGCCAATTTTGTGCTGAGGTCGACAAAGGAAGTGGTGTGTTCAAGCACTAGGGTATACATGGTTGATACATTAG GGGAATTAAGAATGCTTTACAGGGTCACACCAGTTGCTGTCGTTGGCGGTTCATTTCTACCTGGCCTAGCTGGCCATAATATTtctgaggctgctgctgctggttgtgCTGTTATGACTG GACCCCATGTTGGACATTTCTACCACATGCTGCTTGAAATGTGGCAAATAAATCCTTTAGCTGTCAAGCAG GTGGGGGGAGAATTCGAACTTCTTCACACACTAAAAGAACTGTTTGGCGATGCCAAAACTCTGGGAGCATGTCAAAGAGCTGCAAAAGATGCATTTTCCATTATGTCACATGGAGTTGTGAACCGTGTATGGGATTTAGTCTGTAGGTTCGCCATTGACTTGGAAACAGATAAGTGGAACAGTTGA